GCCGTGCAGCACCATCTTGCAGTAAGCCTGGGTGGTCAGCTTCACCCCGGGCATGCTGAGCCCGGCCGGGCCCCGGAGGCCCCGCAGCCGGCGGAGGCCTGGGTCCCTGCCCGGCCGCGCGGCGCCTCCGCGGAGAAGCGGGACGAGGCGGCGGCCGCCCGGCGCGGCCCCGCGGCCGGCGGAGGCGCCCACAGGCCGGGCCCGGCTGCCGGCCGGGCTCCTCACGCACCGGCTCCCGGCCGCCGGGACAAGCCGACGCGCCCGCCTCACCCGCCGCTCGCGCTGCGGGCCGGGCGCCGCCGTAAAGCCGTCTCTCGGCGCCGCCGTAAAGCGGCTCGGCCCGGCCTTTTACGACGCTCGCGGCGCCTCTCCGCTTCCGTTCCGGTGACCTCCGGCGCGGCCGAGTCCTCCTCGATCCCGTGGTGCTCCGCGCGCGCGCCCTCGCTCTCTTCCGGTCGCGGGCAGCGGGGGCACAGAGGGCGGTCGCGGCGGTCGCGGCTGGCAGCGGCGGGGGCAGCGGCAGGTGAGCGGCGGCGGGTGAGCGGCGGCGGGCTGCAGGCGGCCCTCGCCGCGGGGTCGGGGGGCGCCAGGGCCCGGAGCCAGCGGGCGACTGTGCCGGCGACTCGGCGTCCCGGCGCCAGGCGGGAGCGGGCTTGGGCCTCGCAGTCCGGTGACATTGAGGCCGCCgggccggggctggggctggggctggggctcggGGGGCCGCCGCCTCGCGGCCTGTGGGGCGCCCGGCAGCATCGGGCCCGGCCGCGTTGGCGCCGCCTGCCGCGGGCTGCGGCCGGGCTCTGACCTTGGAGCGCCCGCGGACCGAGGGCGGGCGCGGGGTCCGTGCAGCCGCCTGGGCCCGCAGCGCTCCGGCGACGGCCGCGCCACCGCCCGCGTTTAACGGGCCCGCGGGAGGGGCGCCCCGCCTCgccgccccgcagccccgcagccccgccgccccgcagccccgcagccgCCCACGCGCGGGCCGGGCCCGGAGAGCAGACGAGGGCGCGCGAGCCGGGGCCCGCCGGCGCCCTTCAGTGTGTTCTGCCCCCGAGGGGCCGCTCTGCAGAGGCGCCCGGAGCCCCTTCCGTGGCGTCAGCGAGTCCGTGTGCACGCAGGGGGAGCGAGGGGGAGAGCGGAGCAGGGCCCGAAGCTCGGAGGGCCCAGGGCAGAGGCGGGTCCCCCGGGTCGTGCGTGGTCCGCAGGGGCTGGAAGCGGACCAGGCCGTGTTGGCAGCCGGCCGGCGCGATGTCCCTTTCGGCTGCGCGCGTTGCGGGTTTTCCGCGACCCCTCAGCGCGGGCCTTGCGTGCCGGTCCCTTCCAGCTGTGTCTCCTCCGCCGGACAGTGGACCCCATTTGGGTCACCCAGCGCTGGCGAGTTCCCACCTCTTCAGTCTTAGGAAAACACTCCTCCCTGTCTTTCAAGCAAGCCGGTTTCCTGGTGTCCCGGAGCGTGTGCATGTTAGGGCGTCCGGTTTGTAAGGCGGCCCCGTAAAAGCGGGTTGACTGCTAAGAAAAACCTCGTGTTCGGTTATTTCTGGGTTCATCAAGGTCACTAAGGAAGAATGGGTCGTCTGTGCTgtggggaagaaagcaaaaacGAAATGCCGTGGAATCCCTAATAGGTGTTTGCCCGCGTTCACGGAGAAGGGGCACGTTTTTATCTTGCAGAATGTTGGCTACCAGAGTGTTCAGCCTCCTCGGCAAGCGGGCGATTTCCACCTCTGTGTGTGTCCGAGCCCATGGTAagtctcatttctcttctccGCCGGCCGAGCTCATTCCATTTTGCTCCCACTGTGTGTAAGCCCTCGGGCTGCAGTCTCAAACACAGGCGACCCAAGGGGTCTGAGAGCCTGATTCCGCTGCTGTGGGACTTCAGGGGGAGGTAGAAATATTacagaatatttataaatcatactGAGTACTAGTCTCGATCTCAGTTTATGTTGCTGTTTCTTTCCCggctttcccttttccctttttttcaggTTCAAGTTCCACCCCTTTCAAGAGATGTCCACCATACTTGATTTTAACGATCTCCTCCCCGCCCCAAAAAAAAACCGCAACCAGTTTTCTTCAGTATCGTTTACATTATTGGGGCATGGAAGGGGCAGACCCTGGACATCCTAGCCTGAGCCGAGTTTAATCTCATTTCTGTCTTGGACGAGCAGCTTATGTGCAGGGATCTCTTTTCTCACCTGGAATATTAGTAAAGAGCTTAGCTTGGAGCCTGGCACGTAGCAAGTTTAGTTTTGTGTTCATCGAGCATCTTTGTACCAGATGTTGTTAGGCATTGAGAACAAAAAGAACACGAGAGGAATCATTGCACAGGGTGTGGGCAGTCGGGAGAGGGACAGATCGGTGAAGGCGGTGTTTGATTAAGTGACAGCCCTTGAGAACCATTTAGCCTGGCCTGGGGTTCAGGAATGTTTTTTCTTGAGGGGAAGCTTCACTGTGCTCAAGGATTAGTAGTTTTAATCTCctcggtttttgttttttgtttttaagattttatttatttatttgcaagagggAGGGTATGCACAAATgggccaggaggcagagggagaagccgactccctgctgagcagggagcagacaTGGGTCTCAGtcccaatcatgacctgagctgaaggcaggtgccccactgactgagccccccagatgcccctaacCTCCGTAGGTTTAAGTTCATATTCCCATAGCCACAGCATtccagggacagggagagcaAACAAAAGGAGAGATGCAAATTCACGGGGAAGGTGTGTCAGTGAGGGTCAGGTGCAAGGCTTAAATAGCGATGATTTGGAGAGCAAGGTTTATGTATCTTGGGGTCAATGATCAGTAACTGCTTTATGTGTGAAATTTTCCCTGAAGTTGTGTCCTCGAATTGCCAATACTGTTGTCTTGCATTTTCCTCTGTTCCTTAAACTGCCTAGGATAATGCTGTGGACAcagataattttaattattttgtttcttaggattttccttattttattttgatttttaaaaagaatttatttatttattcgacagacagagatcacaagtaggcagagaggcaggcagcagagagagggggggaagcaggctccctgccgagcagagagcccgatgcggggctcgatcccaggaccctgggatcatgacctgagctgaaggcagaggctttagcccactgagccacccaggcgccccaattttatttatttttttaaatcaagtttcttcttttttatttatttatttgacagagatcacaagtaggcagagagaggaggaagcagtcttcccactgagcagggagcctgatacggggcttgatcccgatacggggctcgatcccaggaccttggggtcatgacctgagcagatgtttaatgacccaggcgcccctaaaaagttCCTTTTTGAAATCCTTGAGTGGCTTCTTGTGCCTCAGTTACGGTCTGCAGCTAGCCTTTCTGATGTCGTCACACTGTCGAAAGAAGCGAGCAGCGTACCCACACGAGCCTTCCAGGATTGCTCTGTGTCCAGCCCCTCGTGGTATAGTCCTCGCAGGCGGCGAGCTGCTGCTCCTGCCGCAGCTCCAGAGCTATGGGTGGGAGCTTTTCTCTACTCGTCAGCCTCAATGCAAAGGTTATTTTAGAAGAGCCTTCCCTCGCCAGCCACTGTGAAGATGCCGCCTGTCCTACATCGCCCTGCTTTGTCTTTGCTCAAGGGAGTGACACACTGAGGTTTGTGTGTTTTGTCTGTCTCTGCTTCTGGAGTGCCAGCTCTGTGCGGCTGAGGACCTGCCTACTCTTCGTTGTCGCGTGTTCGTGCAGTGGGCAGATGGCCCCGCAGTCTCTCAAGCGAgtcttgtccttttgtttttaactgttagTCATGCAGGACACAGACCGGTTCTGCACAGGATAGTAACATGGTGACGCACCACCGGCGGCCACCACTGCACTCGGGTGCTGGTGCGGTGACCTGTCTGATTGGGGGGGCAGCTCCCATACCCTGGGCTTCCTCAGCAGAGCCTCAGTGAAAACCCCAGCTGAGGACAGACGGCGAGATGCTCTCTCAAATGCAgaagtctcttctctctctctcaaagaatgCTTGGGATGCTAGTCTTCGCGGGGTGTGGGGGACTGAGCCCAAAATGCTGAGGAACCCCAGCAGCCATGAGATTACAGATTCCTGTCCTTGTTCTAGAAAATGCGGTTTTATGCTCAGGGTGCTCCACGGTTATGAgaatttattgagatgtaattcacacaGCAGACAGCTGCCCTTTGAAAGTGTGCCCGAGTGGTTTTCATCACAGTCCCCGAGGTGTGTCCTGACCACCACAGTGAGGTTTAGAATGTTCTCATCACCCAGTCCACCTCTGTTTGTAGTGGTTCACGTGCGAGCTGCGCGCTGGTGTACAGCCGTTCTTTTTAGTGCGCTCGTTTTAAGCGAACTTAGAATTTTAAAGTTGGAAAGTAGTTCTAGTCATTTCTACGTTAAATTTTTTGGGGATAAGCTCAGGTATGTAAGCATGCTGGCCGTTTGCATGGCAAAGATCAGCCTCAGAGAAATTCTACTTTGAGGTGAAATGATGTATTTTAACTGTTGTTAATGTGACTTGGGAGAATGTAGTCATTGGTACAAGCTGATGGAAATGAGTGTTTCTACAGGACTTCATATTTCCAGGCCAGTTTGGATCACAACGTTTTCTTGGCAGGTATAGGGTAGAACTGAAAAAGCAGATTTCAGCGGTTTTATTTAGGGAAACCTCTAAATAAAAGTAAAGTtatcctttctttcctgctttctgaactgttttcctctttccttgagTACGACCCAAATACATGCTTGTCTAAAGGCACTGAGGTTTCTATCTGATCAGAAACCCCATTTTGTCCTCTGCCCACTGACAACCAGTGGGGTTTATCCTGCCAGGAGTTTTGTATGTACAGTCGTGTATGTGTAAGGAAACACACACGGTGTAGTCTTAGAAAAAGAGCAGATCCGTAGTCTGTGACTCACCGGGTGCACGGCTGTCCACGCCGAGCACAGGGATCTCCCTCTCCTGAGTGTCGGGTCTTCTTTGCCACTGTATGCGCACCCGCCCCCGATTCCCTTTCTCCGCTGCGCCTTGCCTTTTTCCTGAGCCCTCGCTCCGTAACCCCTGATGACGTGTCCGTGTCCCTCGCGTCCCGCTTCTGGCGCGTGTGCTCCAGCCGTCTTCGTTCCCTGGTCTCAGACGACCAGAGGGCGCTCGGCGTGTGGTAGGTGCCTGGTAAACCCGAACCCGGGAGTGAGTGGCTCCCTGATGCCCTGTGGAGCCCTTTGCTTGCAGCCTCTAGTGGACACGGGTCTCATGTTTTGTTACATGTTTCGGTTTCTGACCTTTGAACACGTTTCTTTTATGGgttttctgttggttttgtgCTTCCTCCTTCGTTGGAGTCTCCAAGAGAAGGGCcttcctcggggcacctgggtggttcagtgggttatgcttctgcctttggctcaggtcatgatctcagggtcctgtgattgagccccgagtcgggctctctgcttagcagggagcctgcttccccctctctgcctggatctctgtctacttgtgatctctcaatcaaataaatctttaaaaaaaaaaaaaaaaaaaaagaagggcctTGCTCGAGTCCAATAGGGTGTCCTGGGAGCCCTTGGGTGCCCTCTCTGTGGCCCCATCACACGTGGGCTGTGCTTCTCCCGTGGACAGCTGCCCCAGCAGGTGCGTGTCGGCTGTACGAAGGGCTGCTATTACCCCTTGTTCTGCCGTCTGGGCCACACGGGACGGGCCTGCTCACTCCCTCCTTCACACGACTGTCCCTGAGCCGCTTGAAACAGGCTGCAGGTCGCCAGGGTAATGAGGTCTTCAGGGCGTAAGTGCCTTGCTTTGTAACTCTGAACCTATGTGAACATTCACACGTTCGTCCGCTGCGTTTGGTAGGAGGCGTCGTGAAGAGTGAAGACTACGCTCTCCCGAGTTACGTCGACCGGCGTGACTACCCCCTGCCCGATGTGGCCCACGTGAGGAACCTCTCTGCCGGCCAGAAGGCcttgaaagagaaggagaaggcttcctggagcagCCTCTCCATGGATGAGAAAGTCGAATGTGGGTATTGAAGCGGAAGTGTCCGCTGAGCGCGGGAGAGCATTTTGACTGGTTTCTGGGCTGCGAGCTGGGGGGTGCTGCCCGGAGACCAGCGTGCTCGGGGGCCCGCCGTGCTGTGTCCTGTGGGGCCCTGGCTCTGTGGCCGGCTGCGCCTCCGCCCAGGCCCCTCTGTGCTCGCGGGGCTCTGGTCCCCAGGGCGGGGCGGGCAGGTGGGGGTCTGGTGGCTGTGGCTTCTTGCCGCCTTGCCTAGCAGGACCGGGGCCTCTGAGGCTTACTGATGGGACATGAGCCCAGCAATATGCTGTCAGTtggtgaaggggagtggaagtTCTGGGATTACGCAGATCCTGTGCGTAGGAATGCGTGGAAGgaattcactgtgggttttttttgtggaaagcagactctgcattttCTCCCCTCTGTCATGCCGTGTAGCCATGTATGAGCACAGGCATGCGCGCTTGGTCCCCCGGCTCTGCGGGGAGAAAGGGAGCGCCCTGCAGAGGAGGGCGCGGCTGCGCTCGCTCCCATGAGTGCGTGTGCTCTCCCCGCAGTGTACCGCATGAAGTTCAACGAGAGCTTCGCGGAGATGAACCGGAGCACCAACGAGTGGAAGACGGTCGTGGGCGCCTCCTTGTTTTTCGTCGGTTTCACCGCGCTCATCCTGATTTGGGAGAAGTACTACGGTGAGCGGGCAGCGGCGCAGGCCTGGCCTCTCGGGTCGCAGCCGCACGGGGCCGGATTGGGGTGGACTGAGGGCGTGTGCGTGGGGCAGGCACCTCCGTGCGGGGAGCCAGGTGTGAGCGGGCTCCGACGCGCCCAGGCTGTGCTCGGCAGCGAATGACTTCCCCGCTTTGTTCTGGCAACCACCTTCCGTAGCGCCGTGTTGGCTCACCAGACGGTTACCGTGGTGCCGTGGTGAGGGTTTGATCGAGCGGGAGGGCGCGCATGCTCACGGAAGGGCTGTTTCCGTTGCAGGATGAGCGCATCTCAGTAAGTGGAGTCCTGGGTCCTCAGGTCTCTGCGTTTCTGCTTTGACTGTGTCGGGCTTGTCTGCTCATTCCGTGCTGTCTCTCTTGGTTCTTTGTGTCCAGGCAGAATGGGCCTTTCTCATTCCCAGCAGCGGGAGTCCTGTCCTTCTGGTCTGCTGTGGACATGGGTTACTCATGCCTGTGGATTTGATCTCACTAGTCGAGTTGGTGGGGGCTCTGTCTGTACCCTGTGCTAGCCCGGGCGCCCCATGAGCTGCGTCTTGTGGAGAAATCTGGGTGCTCTCGGCTCTAACTTGATTACTCATCTTTTATCCTGAAAGGAGTAATACCGAGAGTTGTCCGTGCCCAGAATTCAGAgcctgtgtgtgtgggtgtgtgggtgttgTGTGGGAGATGACTTCGCAAGCCTGGTGGCTGGTGTGATGCGTTGGGGAGGACCTGACCCGCAGGAGCTGTGGGCTCAGAGATGCTTCATCAGGCACGGTGGTCTCATGACGTTGTTTTGGGCTTTAGTGTACAGCCCGGTCCCGCACACCTTCAAGGAGGACTGGGTGGCCAAGCAGACCAAGAGGATGCTCGACATGAAGGTCAGCCCGGTTCAGGGCTTCTCGGCCAAGTGGGATTACGACAAGAACGAGTGGAAGAAGTAGAGGAGTCTGCACCCCCCTCCGAGCCTCACCGCGCGGTCCCACCTTTGCATGGCTCAGCAGCGTCCCTGGAAACCATCGTGTCGCAGCACCAGTGCTAATAAACGAGCAGTCTACACGAGCTGTGTGGTCGCTTCTTTGATGCCTGCGTGACAGTACCTGTCGGAAACCGTTTCTCCCGAGTGCCTGACGTAAATATATTTTGGGTACGCGTGGCAAGGGATAAGTTGTTACGCGTGGCAAGGGATAAGTTGTTTAAGTTGTTTTAAACCTAGAAAAACTAAAAGTGTAGGGTCCTGTGATGGGAGGTGCTTGGTTCTTCAGGAGATCTTCAGGAGCGTAATATCCCGTTGCGGACGCTGGATCCCTGGAAGTCCTGGTGGCTACTTTTCTTCTGAGACCGGCCTCCCCCTCTTTGAAATGGTCAGTGTTGTTGGAAGTGGGTGGCCGCAGGCCTGGGAAGGTCAGCCGAGCCCTGAGCTCCGGCCTGAGGTCTGAGTGATGGACTTGGTTCCTTGGCCACTTTCAGCCTTTTAGTCTAGAAAGCAACAGTGAAGCCAGTGCTGGGGAAGGAGTGTCCTTCTGGCCCCGGCAGGCTCCTGGTGGGCTCACATCCCACGGCCCTGCTGCTCTCCCCCCTGCGCTGCATGTCAGGTCCCCTCGCTGATCCCTGGAGACCCTGCCTGGAACAGCAGGAGGAACCCTCGAGCAGCCTGTGTGATGAGCTGCGCAGAGGGCAGGCTGCGGGCTCTCCCAGCAGCCGTCGTGTCAGAGATGGCCTGGGAGCGGTCCAGCTGTCACTGGGAGGGGAAGTTGGGCTCTAGAGCTTGACCAGAGGTCAGCTGTCACAGGAAGAGGGCCTTAGGGAGTAAGAAGGCTTGCAAGAACCAACTTAAAATTCAGGGCAAGTTTAAGTAAAGTCCCTGATGGCAGTGTCTCTCTGCTTTAGGGCCTTGCTCCCTCTTTCTCGGGGCCCTGCCCACCTTGGGGGTTGGGGATGCTGGAGTCTGGCTGTGAGGGCTGGCGTGTGGGGCCAGCAGGGCCTCAGGATGGCGTCAGCTACAAAGTTCAGGTCTCCTGCCAAGTGGTAACCATTTCCAGTTCCTTTCCAGGGTGGGCTCATGTGCGGCTGAGCTATCTGACCCGGCCCAAGGTCACTGCTGACCCATCAGCTGGCTCTTCTGACCGTAGTTGACCATTGATGGGCACCTACCTGGGCCAGGCAGTTCAGGATGACCCTGAGAGAAAGGGTCCCTTACCCTGGGTTAGATGATGGAGCTAAATGGGGCTAGACTTGGGCTCTGTCTGAGGGAACACGAGCATGTTGGAGACGGTGTTCGAAGGTCCCTCTGACCCCCAAACTCTTCTACCTTAGGATAGCTCCAAACAGAGTCTCGTTGAGATCGAGACTTTCCGTAGGGTAACCATGCTCTCCCTGGCCTTCCCTCGCCATGGAGGAACCTGTTCTCTTGAA
The DNA window shown above is from Mustela nigripes isolate SB6536 chromosome 17, MUSNIG.SB6536, whole genome shotgun sequence and carries:
- the LOC132006163 gene encoding cytochrome c oxidase subunit 4 isoform 1, mitochondrial yields the protein MLATRVFSLLGKRAISTSVCVRAHGGVVKSEDYALPSYVDRRDYPLPDVAHVRNLSAGQKALKEKEKASWSSLSMDEKVELYRMKFNESFAEMNRSTNEWKTVVGASLFFVGFTALILIWEKYYVYSPVPHTFKEDWVAKQTKRMLDMKVSPVQGFSAKWDYDKNEWKK